The following proteins are co-located in the Alphaproteobacteria bacterium genome:
- the groL gene encoding chaperonin GroEL (60 kDa chaperone family; promotes refolding of misfolded polypeptides especially under stressful conditions; forms two stacked rings of heptamers to form a barrel-shaped 14mer; ends can be capped by GroES; misfolded proteins enter the barrel where they are refolded when GroES binds) produces the protein MAAKEVKFSTDARTRMLRGIDILADAVKVTLGPKGRNVIIDKSFGAPRITKDGVTVAKEIELEDKFENMGAQMVREVASKTNDIAGDGTTTATILAQAIVREGLRSVAAGMNPMDLRRGIDAAVSAVVADLAKRSKKVTTNAEIAQVGSISANGDSEVGKMLAEAMAKVGNTGVITIEEAKSLDTSLEVVEGMQFDRGYLSPYFVTNAEKMKVVLDDPYILIHESKLSGLQPMLPLLEAVVQSSRPLLIIAEDIEGEALATLVVNRLRGGLKVAAVKAPGFGDRRKAMLADIAVLTGGQVISEDLGIKLENVSLDMLGRAKRVEIDKDNTVIVDGAGKKKEIQARCDQIRAQVEETTSDYDKEKLQERLAKLAGGVAVIHVGGSTEIEVKERKDRVEDAMNATRAAVEEGIVAGGGVALLRSIKALKNLKGVNEDQNVGINIVRRAIQTPCRQIASNAGEDGSVIAGKLLENNDPNWGFDAQTAKYCDMVKAGIIDPVKVVRVALQDAASVAGLLITTEAMVADKPEKKGAAGGGMPDMGGMGGMGDMGGMGF, from the coding sequence ATGGCTGCCAAAGAAGTCAAATTTTCAACCGACGCACGCACGCGGATGCTGCGCGGGATCGATATTCTCGCGGATGCCGTCAAGGTGACGCTCGGCCCGAAAGGCCGGAACGTCATTATCGACAAGTCGTTCGGCGCCCCGCGTATTACGAAGGACGGCGTGACGGTCGCCAAGGAAATCGAACTGGAAGACAAGTTCGAAAACATGGGCGCCCAGATGGTGCGTGAAGTCGCGTCGAAGACGAACGATATTGCCGGTGACGGCACGACGACGGCAACCATTCTGGCCCAGGCCATTGTGCGCGAAGGCCTGCGTTCCGTTGCCGCCGGCATGAACCCGATGGACCTGCGCCGTGGTATCGACGCTGCTGTTTCGGCGGTTGTCGCGGACCTTGCCAAGCGCTCCAAGAAAGTCACCACGAACGCCGAAATCGCCCAGGTCGGTTCGATTTCCGCCAATGGCGACAGCGAAGTCGGCAAGATGCTGGCGGAAGCGATGGCGAAAGTCGGCAATACCGGTGTTATCACGATCGAGGAAGCCAAGTCGCTCGACACCTCCCTTGAAGTCGTCGAGGGCATGCAGTTCGACCGTGGCTACCTGTCGCCCTATTTCGTGACCAACGCGGAAAAGATGAAGGTGGTGCTCGACGATCCGTACATCCTGATCCATGAATCGAAGCTTTCGGGCCTGCAGCCGATGCTGCCGCTGCTCGAAGCCGTGGTGCAGTCCTCGCGGCCGCTGCTGATCATCGCCGAAGACATCGAAGGCGAAGCGCTGGCGACCCTCGTGGTCAACCGTCTGCGCGGCGGGTTGAAGGTTGCCGCTGTCAAGGCGCCGGGCTTCGGTGACCGCCGCAAGGCCATGCTGGCCGATATCGCGGTGCTGACCGGCGGTCAGGTGATTTCCGAAGATCTGGGGATCAAGCTGGAAAACGTCTCGCTGGACATGCTGGGCCGCGCCAAGCGGGTCGAGATCGACAAGGACAACACCGTTATCGTCGACGGCGCCGGCAAGAAGAAGGAAATCCAGGCCCGCTGCGACCAGATTCGCGCGCAGGTCGAGGAAACCACGTCCGATTACGACAAGGAAAAGCTGCAGGAACGGCTGGCCAAACTGGCCGGCGGCGTTGCGGTCATCCATGTCGGCGGTTCGACCGAGATTGAGGTGAAGGAACGCAAGGATCGCGTCGAAGACGCGATGAATGCGACCCGTGCCGCGGTCGAGGAAGGCATCGTTGCCGGGGGCGGCGTTGCGTTGCTGCGCTCGATCAAGGCGCTGAAGAACCTCAAGGGCGTCAATGAAGACCAGAATGTCGGCATCAACATCGTCCGCAGGGCGATCCAGACCCCGTGCCGTCAGATCGCCAGCAATGCGGGCGAAGACGGCTCGGTGATTGCCGGCAAGCTGCTGGAAAACAACGACCCCAATTGGGGCTTCGATGCACAGACCGCGAAGTATTGCGACATGGTCAAGGCCGGCATCATCGATCCGGTCAAGGTTGTCCGCGTCGCGCTGCAGGATGCCGCCTCGGTGGCGGGCCTGCTGATCACGACGGAAGCCATGGTCGCCGACAAGCCCGAGAAGAAGGGTGCGGCGGGCGGCGGCATGCCCGATATGGGCGGTATGGGCGGCATGGGTGACATGGGCGGTATGGGTTTCTGA
- a CDS encoding zinc-binding dehydrogenase translates to MRGVVFLGDRQIEVREFPDPEPGPREVVLEIRASGMCGSDLKLYRNTWTSGAVSGGIKRSDVPVIAGHEPCGVVVAVGSAVTPQEARVGQRVMDHHYQGCGTCKHCSAGWAQMCLDGAIVFGSGGNGGHANYMKVPVSTLVPLPDALSFETGAAISCGTGTAYGALKRLSLHGEETIAIFGQGPVGLSATQLAKAMGARVIALDISPERCERAREFGADEVINPGSNDPVEAIRELTHGEGAHKTMDCSSAPQARRAAVQATRSWGTACYVGEGGEVTLEVSPDMLRRQITLMASWTFSKNIQAECAEFVADRNIDVERLFTHRWTLDQADEAYRLFDRQVDGKAVILPN, encoded by the coding sequence ATGCGGGGCGTAGTTTTTTTGGGTGACCGGCAGATCGAGGTCCGGGAATTTCCCGATCCTGAACCCGGTCCGCGCGAAGTCGTGCTGGAAATCAGGGCGTCGGGCATGTGCGGCAGCGACCTCAAGCTGTATCGCAATACCTGGACTTCGGGCGCGGTCAGCGGCGGGATCAAGCGCAGCGACGTGCCGGTGATCGCGGGGCATGAGCCCTGCGGCGTCGTCGTCGCCGTCGGTTCGGCCGTGACCCCGCAGGAGGCCCGTGTCGGCCAGCGGGTGATGGATCACCACTATCAGGGCTGCGGCACCTGCAAGCATTGCAGCGCCGGCTGGGCGCAGATGTGTCTGGATGGGGCCATCGTCTTCGGGTCCGGCGGTAATGGCGGCCATGCCAATTACATGAAGGTGCCGGTTTCGACGCTGGTGCCGCTGCCGGATGCGCTGTCCTTCGAAACCGGCGCCGCGATTTCCTGCGGTACGGGCACGGCCTATGGGGCGCTGAAGCGCCTGTCGCTGCATGGCGAGGAAACCATTGCGATATTCGGCCAGGGTCCGGTCGGTCTTTCGGCGACGCAACTGGCAAAGGCGATGGGCGCCCGGGTCATCGCCCTGGATATCTCGCCCGAGCGCTGCGAACGGGCGCGCGAATTCGGCGCCGACGAGGTCATCAATCCGGGCAGCAACGATCCGGTCGAAGCCATTCGCGAACTGACCCACGGCGAAGGCGCGCACAAGACGATGGATTGCTCATCGGCGCCGCAGGCCCGCCGCGCCGCGGTGCAGGCGACCCGGTCCTGGGGGACGGCCTGCTATGTGGGCGAGGGCGGCGAAGTGACGCTGGAGGTCAGCCCGGACATGCTGCGCCGCCAGATCACCCTGATGGCGTCCTGGACCTTTTCCAAGAACATCCAGGCTGAATGCGCCGAATTCGTCGCCGACCGCAATATCGACGTGGAGCGGCTGTTCACCCATCGCTGGACGCTCGACCAGGCCGATGAAGCCTACAGGCTGTTCGACAGGCAGGTCGACGGCAAGGCGGTGATCCTGCCGAACTGA
- a CDS encoding nuclear transport factor 2 family protein: MSDNGARIIALDRERMQAMADKDIAKLKNMLCKGLIYTHSSARMDTKDSLIGNMESGATVYTSVVPSDVVAQDLGDAVVLTGVATISVLSNGTPNTFGVRFTDVYQNQNGTWRMVTWQSTKLPA, translated from the coding sequence ATGAGTGACAACGGCGCGCGGATTATTGCGCTCGACAGGGAGCGTATGCAGGCCATGGCGGACAAGGACATCGCCAAGCTGAAGAACATGCTGTGCAAGGGGCTGATCTATACCCATTCCTCGGCGCGCATGGATACCAAGGACAGCCTGATCGGCAATATGGAATCGGGCGCCACGGTCTATACCTCGGTAGTGCCGTCGGATGTCGTGGCGCAGGATCTGGGCGATGCGGTGGTGCTGACGGGGGTGGCGACGATCAGCGTCCTGTCGAACGGCACGCCGAACACGTTCGGTGTCCGGTTCACCGATGTCTACCAGAACCAGAACGGGACCTGGCGCATGGTCACCTGGCAGTCGACGAAGCTGCCCGCCTAA
- a CDS encoding nitroreductase family deazaflavin-dependent oxidoreductase, protein MAEYIPPALDWVREQVELYEGSGGTKGTTLRDTGLPCIIVTHRGNKTGAIRKIPVMRVKVGDGYVIVGSYGGREKNPVWVYNLRANPDVEIRDATEVFNMRVREVEEDPERKALWDAAARAFPPYLDYEKKAPRKIPVFIAEPV, encoded by the coding sequence ATGGCCGAATATATTCCGCCCGCGCTGGACTGGGTGCGCGAACAGGTTGAACTGTATGAAGGCAGCGGCGGCACGAAGGGCACCACGCTGCGCGATACCGGATTGCCCTGCATCATCGTCACACACAGGGGCAACAAGACAGGCGCCATCCGCAAGATCCCGGTTATGCGGGTCAAGGTCGGCGACGGCTATGTGATCGTCGGATCCTATGGCGGCCGCGAGAAGAATCCGGTCTGGGTCTATAACCTGCGGGCCAACCCGGATGTGGAAATCCGTGACGCAACCGAGGTCTTCAACATGCGGGTACGCGAGGTCGAGGAGGATCCCGAACGCAAGGCGCTGTGGGACGCGGCCGCCAGGGCCTTTCCGCCCTATCTCGACTATGAGAAAAAGGCGCCGCGCAAGATCCCCGTCTTCATCGCCGAGCCGGTCTGA
- a CDS encoding acetyl-CoA hydrolase/transferase C-terminal domain-containing protein — translation MTDRRGGKQAKHISATAAARLVKSGDWVDYGITLSQPDVFDIALAARKAELRDVRFRSCITMKPRAVLECDPAGEHFFWFSWHFSGYDRKKHDAGISHYIPVNLGEIPDYYRRFIDRVDVAVIKVCPMDADGYFNFSGAGLWHRAVVERATIVIVEVTKGLPHCHGENNAVHVSEVDYVIDGDDAPAPELPGAPVTDVDRAVGWLIANEIEDGACLQIGIGGMPNAVCAALRESGAGKLGIHSEMLTDGMIDLYKSGQVTGSEKTLHKGKVVYSFALGSRSLYETIDRNPDFLCCQVDRTNPPHVIMRNDRVVAINNTTQIDLQGQAASESDGHRHISGTGGQLQFVRGAYASSGGKSFICLASVFERRGIRKSRIVLNLTPGNVVTTPRSDVMYVVTEHGMVNLKGKSVADRARALISIAHPDYRDDLERQARENGLIPKGYG, via the coding sequence ATGACGGACCGGCGCGGCGGAAAACAGGCGAAGCATATTTCTGCGACGGCCGCTGCGCGGCTCGTGAAATCCGGCGACTGGGTCGATTACGGCATAACCCTCTCGCAGCCGGACGTGTTCGACATCGCCCTTGCGGCGCGCAAGGCGGAATTGCGGGACGTGAGGTTCCGCTCCTGCATCACGATGAAGCCCCGCGCGGTGCTCGAATGCGACCCGGCGGGCGAGCATTTTTTCTGGTTCAGCTGGCATTTTTCGGGATACGACCGCAAAAAGCACGATGCCGGCATCAGCCACTATATTCCGGTCAATCTGGGCGAAATTCCGGACTACTACCGCCGCTTTATCGACCGGGTCGATGTCGCCGTCATCAAGGTCTGCCCGATGGATGCCGACGGGTACTTCAACTTCAGCGGCGCCGGACTCTGGCATCGCGCGGTGGTCGAGCGCGCCACCATTGTCATCGTCGAGGTGACAAAAGGCCTGCCCCATTGCCATGGCGAGAACAACGCCGTCCACGTCAGCGAGGTGGATTATGTGATCGACGGCGACGATGCGCCGGCCCCGGAACTGCCCGGCGCCCCGGTCACCGATGTCGACCGCGCGGTCGGGTGGCTCATCGCGAATGAAATCGAGGACGGCGCCTGCCTGCAGATCGGCATCGGCGGCATGCCCAACGCGGTCTGCGCCGCGCTACGGGAAAGCGGGGCCGGGAAACTTGGCATCCATTCCGAAATGCTGACGGACGGGATGATCGACCTGTATAAATCCGGCCAGGTCACCGGCTCGGAGAAAACGCTGCACAAGGGCAAGGTCGTTTACAGCTTTGCGCTGGGTTCGCGGTCGCTATACGAGACAATCGACCGCAATCCCGATTTCCTGTGTTGCCAGGTGGACCGGACCAATCCGCCGCACGTCATCATGCGGAACGATCGCGTCGTCGCGATCAATAACACGACGCAGATCGACCTGCAGGGCCAGGCGGCATCGGAATCCGACGGGCACCGCCATATCAGCGGCACCGGCGGGCAGTTGCAGTTTGTCCGGGGCGCGTACGCCTCGTCCGGCGGCAAATCGTTCATCTGCCTCGCATCGGTTTTCGAGCGGCGGGGAATCCGCAAGAGCCGAATCGTCCTGAACCTGACGCCCGGCAACGTCGTCACGACGCCCCGCTCCGACGTGATGTATGTGGTGACCGAACACGGCATGGTGAACCTGAAGGGTAAATCCGTGGCGGACCGTGCCCGGGCGCTCATTTCCATCGCGCATCCGGACTACAGGGACGACCTGGAACGCCAGGCACGTGAAAACGGCCTGATACCAAAGGGCTATGGCTGA
- a CDS encoding aldehyde-activating protein has protein sequence MNEPSHRHSGSCHCGAIAMDLAFTQPAEEMQVRSCQCGFCIRQGSLTVSEAAGRAVITVAADQLTTYSFGSGTASFLICARCGVYAGVIMADGEKWLSIANARGLGIEAFRNRTGVPLTHDGEATDDRLARRKSRWTPTEIRYRL, from the coding sequence ATGAACGAGCCAAGCCACAGGCATTCAGGAAGTTGCCATTGCGGCGCCATCGCGATGGATCTGGCCTTTACCCAACCCGCCGAGGAGATGCAGGTGCGGTCCTGCCAGTGCGGTTTCTGCATCCGGCAGGGCTCGCTGACGGTGTCAGAAGCCGCCGGACGGGCGGTCATCACCGTCGCGGCGGACCAGTTGACGACCTACAGTTTCGGCTCGGGGACGGCCTCGTTCCTGATCTGCGCCCGCTGCGGCGTCTATGCGGGCGTCATCATGGCTGACGGCGAGAAATGGCTGTCGATCGCCAATGCGCGGGGCCTCGGCATTGAAGCCTTCCGCAACCGCACCGGTGTGCCGCTGACCCATGATGGCGAAGCGACGGATGACCGGCTCGCGCGCCGCAAGTCCCGCTGGACGCCCACGGAAATCCGCTACAGGCTGTGA